AAGAATTGGTTATGGGATTACACGTCCGTCGGCAATACTTCAACCCCTTCCTCGGCAGAGCAGTGGAATCAGAAGCACCCCTGACCAACATCGACACCAAGCAAATCTACAAAACCTCCCGTTTGGTATCCAACCTCACAGGAATGCTGGTACAACCGAATAAAGCGATTGTGGGAGCCAATGCTTTTGCCCACGAATCTGGTATCCACCAAGATGGAGTTTTGAAAAATAAACTCACCTACGAAATTATGGATGCCCAACTCATCGGTTTGAACGATAATCAAATTGTCTTGGGCAAACATTCTGGACGTAATGCTTTCCGTACCCGTCTGCGGGAATTAGGCTACGAACTCTCAGAAACCGAACTCAATAAAGCCTTCGTCCGCTTCAAGGAAGTTGCTGACAAAAAGAAAGAAATTAGCGATTGGGATTTAGAGGCGATCGTCAACGATGAAATCCAGCAAGCACCCGATCTATTCAAACTGGAATTAGTGCAAGTTTCCTGTGGTAGTAATGCCAAACCTACTGCCACCGTTACCCTACGCAATCCCCAGGGAGAAGAATTAATGGATGCTGCCATCGGTACTGGACCAGTAGATGCTGTCTACAAGGCAATTAACAGAGTTGTAGACATCCCGAATCAATTAATTGAATTCTCGGTACAATCGGTAACTGCTGGTATTGATGCAATTGGGGAAGTTACTATTCGTCTCAAATACGAAGACCGCGTATTTTCAGGACGTTCTGCCAACACAGATATCATCGTTGCTTCTGCCCAGGCATACGTAAATGCACTAAATAGATTGTACGCAGCAATACAAGTGTCTAGTAAGCAGCAAGTAACAGCTTAGCTTGAAGATTTCCAGGGATAAGGTGAAAATCTTGTCCCTGTGTGCTGTCTTTTCCTGAGAGCTTTGATATTTTACTGCCGACTGAAATATAAAAATCCGACTTGTAATAAACCCACAACAAAACCGAGAATTCCTCCCAGGGTGACGATCGCCTGTAATTCATTTTTGACGATTCCCTCAATCGCAGCTTCCAAATCCGCAGGAGAAGTAGATTTCACTCGGTCAACAATCACCTGATCAATATTCAAAATCGGGATAGTTTGGGCGACAATTTTTTCTAAATCCCGTTCCAAATATCTTTCTAAAATCAAAGCTAGCTCCGTACTCACCACTTCCAGGGATGCGGTAACTATGGGAGAGGTGCTCAGACGATTCAC
The Calothrix sp. 336/3 DNA segment above includes these coding regions:
- a CDS encoding 2-isopropylmalate synthase, which gives rise to MSQQSERIIIFDTTLRDGEQCPGATLNIEEKLAIAKQLARLGVDIIEAGFAFASPGDFEAVSKIAQQVGTENGPVICSLARARKEDIKAAAESIKPAVKGRIHTFIATSDIHLKYKLKKSREEVVAIAEEMVAYAKSFTDDVEFSPEDAGRSDPEFLYTVLERAIAAGATTVNIPDTVGYTTPSEFGAIIKGIKENVPNIDQAIISVHGHNDLGLAVANFLEAVKNGARQLECTINGIGERAGNAALEELVMGLHVRRQYFNPFLGRAVESEAPLTNIDTKQIYKTSRLVSNLTGMLVQPNKAIVGANAFAHESGIHQDGVLKNKLTYEIMDAQLIGLNDNQIVLGKHSGRNAFRTRLRELGYELSETELNKAFVRFKEVADKKKEISDWDLEAIVNDEIQQAPDLFKLELVQVSCGSNAKPTATVTLRNPQGEELMDAAIGTGPVDAVYKAINRVVDIPNQLIEFSVQSVTAGIDAIGEVTIRLKYEDRVFSGRSANTDIIVASAQAYVNALNRLYAAIQVSSKQQVTA